Proteins from a genomic interval of bacterium:
- a CDS encoding MBL fold metallo-hydrolase: MKVKYLAHASFLFTTSDGTRIITDPYETGSFGGEVRYKPIKEGCDIVLISHEHADHNYTRDILGNPTIIRKVGESKVRGITFKGVASYHDETKGSQRGRNTIFVFRADGITFCHMGDLGELLSAQQLSQIGKPDVLFIPVGGIFTIDADGATHVMESLNPKLVIPMHYKTTSIGFPLASVDEFIKGKAGVNKLGSSEAEIVLPDKQEILVFAPALL; this comes from the coding sequence GTGAAAGTTAAGTATCTTGCACATGCAAGTTTTTTGTTTACTACAAGCGATGGTACAAGAATAATTACTGACCCGTATGAAACAGGTAGTTTTGGTGGTGAAGTCAGGTATAAGCCAATAAAGGAGGGGTGCGATATAGTCCTTATATCACATGAGCATGCAGACCATAATTATACTCGTGATATTCTAGGTAATCCGACTATAATAAGAAAGGTTGGTGAGTCCAAAGTACGTGGTATAACTTTTAAGGGAGTAGCTTCATACCATGATGAGACAAAGGGGTCGCAGAGGGGTAGAAATACTATTTTCGTATTTAGAGCCGATGGTATTACTTTTTGTCACATGGGGGACCTCGGTGAGTTACTCTCAGCTCAACAACTAAGCCAAATTGGTAAACCTGATGTTCTCTTTATACCTGTTGGAGGCATATTTACTATAGATGCAGATGGTGCAACACATGTTATGGAATCATTAAATCCAAAGCTTGTCATTCCTATGCATTACAAGACAACAAGTATAGGCTTCCCACTTGCATCAGTAGATGAGTTTATAAAGGGTAAAGCAGGGGTTAATAAGCTTGGCAGTTCAGAGGCTGAAATTGTGCTTCCTGATAAACAGGAAATTTTGGTATTCGCACCTGCATTGTTGTAG
- a CDS encoding T9SS type A sorting domain-containing protein: MKRLFLIVILALVIGETRVLGIRWYNATSAAGWSARSGHTSVVYDGKMWVIGGSEGWAKQMKNDVWWSMDGVTWIEATPSAEWSQRAHHASVVYNGKMWVMGGTDLNNPPQYNRNDVWWSTDGVAWFQATANADWTGGDLFSATVFDGKMWILGGNDNGTVLYDVWYSTNGVNWTRAADFGGFVRNSNPLVEYDSKMWVLGGRGFLFSPPQFEYYNDVWYSPDGVSWTRDTQSAPWRKRWGHTSVMYNNRMWVLGGDSVFCFNDVWYSDAIPPEVEERTYLQDEILISSITPNPFNYETRIRYKLPKATEVCISIYNLIGQQITTLVNEYQSAGWHTAIWDSGDKYDRLVGSGVYFYHINSGKYNKTGKLYLIR; this comes from the coding sequence ATGAAAAGATTATTTTTAATTGTAATTTTGGCTCTCGTGATAGGAGAAACGAGAGTGCTTGGGATAAGATGGTATAACGCTACATCAGCTGCTGGATGGTCAGCAAGGTCAGGACATACATCAGTTGTGTACGACGGTAAGATGTGGGTAATAGGAGGAAGTGAAGGTTGGGCAAAGCAAATGAAGAATGATGTCTGGTGGTCTATGGATGGAGTGACCTGGATAGAAGCTACCCCAAGTGCTGAATGGAGCCAAAGAGCCCATCACGCATCAGTTGTATATAATGGGAAGATGTGGGTTATGGGGGGAACAGATTTGAATAATCCACCTCAATATAATAGAAACGATGTCTGGTGGTCTACTGATGGGGTAGCATGGTTTCAGGCGACTGCAAATGCTGATTGGACAGGTGGAGACCTATTTAGTGCAACTGTGTTTGATGGCAAGATGTGGATACTTGGTGGGAATGACAATGGTACAGTTCTGTATGATGTTTGGTATTCTACAAATGGAGTGAACTGGACACGAGCTGCTGATTTTGGTGGTTTTGTTAGAAATAGTAACCCATTAGTGGAGTATGATAGCAAAATGTGGGTGCTTGGAGGGAGAGGTTTTCTTTTTTCTCCCCCTCAATTTGAGTATTACAACGATGTCTGGTATTCTCCAGATGGTGTGAGTTGGACAAGAGATACACAATCTGCTCCATGGAGAAAAAGGTGGGGTCATACTTCAGTTATGTATAATAATAGAATGTGGGTGCTTGGAGGGGATTCTGTCTTCTGCTTTAATGATGTTTGGTATTCTGATGCTATACCTCCAGAGGTTGAAGAGAGAACATACTTGCAAGATGAGATTCTTATCTCCTCTATCACTCCTAATCCATTTAATTATGAGACAAGGATTAGATATAAACTTCCTAAGGCTACGGAAGTATGCATAAGTATTTATAATCTTATAGGACAACAAATTACAACTCTTGTCAATGAGTACCAATCCGCAGGTTGGCATACAGCAATATGGGATAGTGGGGATAAATATGATAGGTTAGTTGGGAGTGGTGTTTATTTCTATCATATAAATTCTGGTAAATATAATAAAACAGGTAAGCTATATCTAATTAGGTGA
- a CDS encoding T9SS type A sorting domain-containing protein: MKKEVLLTLMAITFIWHTGSSSAGTFGRQTPGTSQILFVGSILGCKFTCPENCTPQSLTAFFVITGDYIDINAQCAIYDANLNLVVATEERTFNNLTDDDGWYTFSISSSPALTGGAEYWLCTWQQDKQATQLSISCADGAPDQMLKGKGGYNYPNWPSTMGVEFYTSKELCIYCSYEPLSVECVRSEELNFNLSSIHRTITFSIPEPGYTELILYDIAGRVVKNLVDRYLEKGSHRVSVSSCIPSGIYFAVLKVGKIKISEKVVLF; the protein is encoded by the coding sequence ATGAAAAAAGAAGTTTTATTAACATTAATGGCAATAACATTTATTTGGCATACCGGTAGTTCTTCAGCTGGGACTTTTGGGCGTCAAACCCCAGGAACCTCTCAGATACTCTTCGTCGGCTCAATCCTGGGCTGCAAGTTTACTTGTCCTGAAAATTGTACACCACAAAGCCTTACAGCATTCTTCGTAATTACTGGAGACTATATAGATATAAATGCCCAATGTGCCATATATGATGCAAACCTAAATCTTGTGGTAGCCACAGAGGAAAGAACCTTCAATAATTTAACAGATGACGATGGGTGGTATACATTTTCGATCAGCAGTTCTCCAGCTTTAACTGGTGGAGCAGAGTATTGGTTATGTACATGGCAACAAGATAAACAGGCAACACAGCTCTCTATATCCTGTGCCGATGGAGCTCCAGACCAGATGCTCAAGGGAAAGGGGGGTTACAATTACCCTAATTGGCCTTCCACGATGGGGGTGGAGTTTTACACGAGTAAAGAACTCTGCATTTACTGTAGTTACGAGCCTTTATCAGTTGAGTGTGTGAGGTCTGAAGAACTAAATTTTAACCTTAGCAGTATACACAGAACTATCACTTTCTCAATCCCAGAGCCAGGTTATACTGAGCTTATCTTATACGATATTGCTGGTAGAGTGGTTAAAAACTTGGTTGATAGATATCTGGAGAAAGGGAGTCACAGAGTGAGTGTAAGTAGTTGCATACCTTCTGGGATATACTTTGCAGTTCTTAAGGTTGGAAAGATAAAGATTTCTGAGAAAGTGGTGCTATTTTAA
- the yajC gene encoding preprotein translocase subunit YajC codes for MSLIYAMAPPAGGERGGAGITAILPLILIFVIFYFLLILPQRQQRKKHQEMLKGLNKGNKVVTSGGIHGTIVKIDEATVVLQVSQKTELVVDKSVIARVVS; via the coding sequence ATGAGTTTAATTTACGCAATGGCACCTCCTGCTGGAGGTGAAAGGGGTGGTGCTGGAATTACAGCTATACTACCGCTTATCCTTATATTTGTGATATTTTACTTCCTACTCATTCTACCACAACGCCAACAGAGGAAGAAACATCAAGAAATGTTAAAAGGGTTAAATAAAGGAAATAAAGTAGTGACATCGGGTGGGATTCATGGGACTATAGTTAAAATAGACGAAGCTACTGTAGTCTTACAGGTGTCACAAAAAACTGAACTCGTTGTGGACAAATCAGTAATTGCGCGAGTAGTCTCATAG
- a CDS encoding S8 family peptidase, translated as MIILFLLFGLFDAKISPSLQYWIKTNPPETKVKVWVYFTDKGFSTQSEYDMAISELKSKLTPGAIKRRLNVRSADNLVDLSDLPVAERYVNSISKLGATPLYSSKYLNATSFLVPVKLIQEIASFPYVLKIDKIRTLKTTISQPVMKTEKGIGYGESGSALKQIGVADAHSSGFIGSGVLIGILDTGFERKKNPAFKYTNIIREWDFINNDNCTGYDPTNDTIGTDWDQINHGTGMLCLLGAAWPDNYIGAAFGSDFVLAKTEWLRNPGSPYADVITEEDWWIAGVEWIVSIADTVANDSACIISNSLGYKFWADEPDSNYSYDMLNGHTTPISRVASSLASKGVLLVTAMGNRKDQSASPDTCIVAPADADSIIAVGGVDSLGNWVEWEKVGNVNYGGSVIGPRVDGTLKPEVCGPWLGNYVVYDDTTSYHYQSHGTSCATALVAGACALVCEAHPSWSPMKVREAICNTASRASSPNDTLGYGIMNANKAIGVPDVIRPRFVKDELLPPYPNPFRPGVGNKLYLPYQLIYNSYVRIRVYTLSGRLVFKKEIDEQGMGRHWVEWNGKEGDNFIGSGIYICALKTGYGKDIKKFAVVR; from the coding sequence ATGATTATCTTATTTTTGCTTTTTGGACTTTTTGACGCAAAGATTTCGCCAAGCCTACAGTATTGGATTAAAACTAATCCACCCGAAACCAAAGTAAAGGTATGGGTCTATTTCACAGATAAAGGCTTTTCTACTCAATCAGAGTACGATATGGCAATATCTGAGTTAAAGAGTAAACTAACTCCCGGTGCTATAAAAAGGCGGCTTAATGTTAGAAGTGCTGATAACCTTGTAGACTTAAGCGATTTACCAGTCGCCGAAAGATATGTTAACAGCATCTCAAAGCTTGGTGCTACTCCACTTTACTCATCTAAGTATCTAAATGCGACAAGCTTTCTTGTCCCTGTAAAACTGATTCAGGAAATTGCAAGTTTTCCATATGTGTTGAAAATAGATAAAATAAGAACACTTAAAACAACTATTTCACAGCCAGTAATGAAGACAGAAAAAGGTATAGGCTATGGCGAATCCGGCAGTGCCCTTAAGCAAATAGGGGTGGCTGATGCGCACTCTTCTGGTTTCATTGGCTCTGGAGTTCTTATCGGTATCTTAGATACAGGGTTTGAGAGAAAAAAGAATCCTGCTTTTAAGTATACAAACATAATTAGGGAATGGGACTTCATAAATAATGACAACTGCACAGGATATGACCCAACAAATGATACTATAGGAACAGATTGGGACCAGATAAACCACGGGACTGGTATGCTTTGTTTATTAGGTGCTGCCTGGCCAGATAATTACATAGGGGCAGCATTTGGGTCAGACTTTGTGCTTGCAAAGACAGAGTGGTTACGTAACCCTGGTAGCCCATACGCAGATGTAATAACTGAGGAAGACTGGTGGATAGCGGGTGTGGAATGGATTGTAAGTATCGCTGATACAGTTGCTAATGACAGTGCCTGTATAATATCAAATTCACTTGGCTATAAGTTTTGGGCAGATGAACCGGATAGTAATTATAGTTACGATATGCTTAATGGACATACAACTCCTATAAGTAGGGTAGCAAGCTCACTTGCGAGTAAGGGAGTTTTGCTTGTGACTGCTATGGGAAACCGTAAAGACCAATCTGCTTCACCGGATACCTGTATAGTGGCACCTGCAGATGCTGACTCTATCATAGCAGTTGGGGGAGTAGACTCACTCGGAAACTGGGTAGAGTGGGAGAAAGTTGGTAATGTAAATTATGGCGGAAGTGTGATAGGGCCAAGAGTAGATGGCACACTAAAGCCAGAAGTCTGCGGTCCATGGCTTGGTAACTATGTTGTTTATGATGATACTACATCTTATCATTATCAAAGTCACGGCACCTCTTGTGCAACTGCCCTTGTAGCAGGTGCATGTGCTCTCGTATGCGAAGCTCACCCAAGCTGGTCACCAATGAAGGTGAGGGAGGCTATTTGTAATACGGCGAGTAGAGCAAGCTCACCAAATGATACTCTTGGTTACGGGATAATGAATGCAAATAAAGCAATTGGGGTTCCAGATGTTATAAGACCGCGATTTGTTAAGGATGAACTATTACCACCTTATCCAAATCCATTTAGACCTGGTGTAGGGAATAAACTTTACCTTCCATACCAGCTAATTTACAACAGTTATGTACGCATCCGAGTATATACACTATCTGGTAGACTTGTCTTTAAAAAAGAAATTGATGAACAGGGGATGGGACGACATTGGGTGGAATGGAATGGTAAAGAAGGTGATAATTTCATTGGTAGCGGTATATACATTTGTGCATTAAAGACAGGTTACGGTAAAGATATAAAGAAGTTTGCAGTCGTAAGATAA